Proteins from one Desulfonema limicola genomic window:
- a CDS encoding Uma2 family endonuclease — MAEMLLKTEYYDIPEPDISHIITEDDTPVDNIFSEKQQRLLTESLSISWKPGRPFISLANVGIFYGINLPAIVPDVMVSLDVKYAEDVWKKKNCSYFVWEFGKPPEIVIEVVSNKEGGETDVKMRKYAQAGVWYYIIFDPQKLIQKDIVRAYELSTGAYIPKLDLFLPKVNIGVKLWEGSFDGIQAQWLRWCDKDGSLMATGKESVEQESKRAEQEHKRAEQERKRAEQAEKNAETARQEVQKERDRAKKLAEKLRGLGIDPDE; from the coding sequence ATGGCTGAAATGCTATTAAAAACAGAATACTATGATATTCCAGAACCGGATATCAGTCATATCATTACGGAGGATGATACACCAGTGGATAATATATTTTCCGAAAAACAGCAGCGGCTGCTTACAGAATCACTCAGCATATCCTGGAAACCTGGGAGACCCTTTATTTCTCTTGCTAATGTTGGAATTTTTTACGGAATAAATCTGCCTGCCATTGTTCCTGATGTTATGGTCAGTCTGGATGTTAAGTATGCAGAGGATGTGTGGAAGAAAAAAAACTGTTCATACTTTGTATGGGAATTTGGAAAACCGCCTGAGATCGTGATTGAAGTTGTTTCAAATAAAGAAGGCGGTGAAACAGATGTTAAAATGCGCAAATATGCCCAGGCTGGAGTATGGTATTATATTATTTTTGATCCTCAAAAACTGATTCAAAAGGATATTGTACGGGCTTATGAATTATCTACAGGAGCTTATATTCCCAAACTTGACCTTTTCCTGCCAAAGGTAAATATAGGTGTTAAATTATGGGAAGGAAGTTTTGACGGAATACAGGCTCAATGGCTGCGCTGGTGTGATAAAGACGGCAGCCTTATGGCAACAGGAAAAGAATCTGTTGAACAGGAAAGCAAGCGGGCTGAACAAGAGCACAAGCGGGCCGAACAAGAGCGCAAGCGGGCTGAACAGGCTGAAAAAAATGCTGAGACAGCCAGACAGGAAGTTCAAAAAGAGCGTGATCGTGCAAAAAAACTGGCAGAAAAGCTCAGGGGGCTGGGTATAGATCCTGATGAATAA
- a CDS encoding roadblock/LC7 domain-containing protein: MASIQTFTKLILQVEGVKNYIFVRNDGRVIVHNTDNPDTLSSMIAFSGLSCDAVKSILGTTYFKYFILTRKTGEKLLVFPLENYFLGIIQDSQAYTPDVIQKIMRFITAVTRQKKQAG, translated from the coding sequence ATGGCATCAATCCAGACTTTTACAAAGCTGATATTGCAGGTTGAAGGGGTTAAAAACTATATTTTTGTCAGAAATGACGGCAGGGTTATTGTGCATAACACAGATAATCCTGATACCTTGTCTTCAATGATAGCATTCAGCGGATTAAGCTGCGATGCTGTTAAATCTATTCTGGGAACCACGTATTTTAAATATTTCATACTTACAAGAAAAACCGGGGAAAAACTTTTAGTTTTTCCACTTGAAAACTATTTTCTCGGAATAATACAGGATTCACAAGCCTATACCCCTGATGTGATTCAGAAGATAATGCGTTTTATAACTGCAGTTACCAGACAAAAAAAGCAGGCTGGTTAA
- a CDS encoding HAMP domain-containing protein — protein sequence MIKNRIGFKIALIINCALFIILMAGALFIYKQETAVIKRSLQDKGRLASIIGAKGVSRIIEEAVDNGVLSLADVLDTEYIEIQGFDPPKYHTKYDWYLDKAILSFEDDFLKESDILYAVAMDINGYVPTHNTRYNKPPTGDREKDLTGNRSKRIYKDPIAKNAGANEQAVGLMQVYSRDTGEMVWDISTPVFVKGKHWGCFRIGFDLETVNKLEKNLMLYLGSIMLITILFIMIITFALINKALAPLVEFTKIASELADGNVDTKIESKTQDEIGRLADVLERLRISLKAAMERLSRR from the coding sequence ATGATAAAAAATAGAATTGGTTTTAAAATAGCGCTTATTATTAACTGCGCCCTGTTTATTATTCTTATGGCAGGAGCATTATTTATCTATAAACAGGAAACAGCAGTAATAAAGCGCAGTCTCCAGGACAAGGGAAGGCTTGCGTCCATAATCGGGGCAAAAGGTGTAAGCAGGATTATTGAGGAGGCAGTTGATAACGGGGTTTTGAGTCTTGCAGATGTTTTGGACACGGAATATATTGAAATCCAGGGCTTTGATCCTCCCAAATATCATACAAAATACGACTGGTATCTTGATAAGGCCATTCTTTCATTTGAGGATGATTTTTTAAAAGAATCTGATATATTATATGCTGTTGCAATGGATATAAACGGGTATGTTCCCACCCATAATACACGTTATAATAAACCTCCAACCGGGGACAGGGAAAAGGATCTCACAGGAAACCGGAGCAAAAGAATCTATAAAGACCCAATTGCAAAAAATGCCGGTGCAAATGAACAGGCTGTGGGGCTGATGCAGGTATATAGCCGGGATACAGGGGAAATGGTCTGGGATATTTCAACACCTGTTTTTGTCAAAGGAAAACACTGGGGATGTTTCAGGATAGGCTTTGACCTGGAAACAGTAAATAAGCTTGAAAAAAACCTGATGCTTTACCTGGGCAGTATAATGCTGATAACCATATTGTTTATAATGATTATCACCTTTGCATTGATTAATAAAGCACTTGCTCCCCTGGTTGAATTTACAAAGATTGCCTCTGAGCTTGCAGACGGCAATGTAGATACAAAAATCGAATCAAAAACCCAGGATGAAATCGGCAGGCTGGCTGATGTGCTGGAGCGTTTAAGAATAAGCCTGAAAGCAGCAATGGAGCGTCTCAGCAGACGGTAG
- a CDS encoding methyl-accepting chemotaxis protein produces MQTFNKIKLKTRLLISMLAVGIIPFLIISTISLVNSKKALSEQAFAKLEGLRDVKKAQIKNFFMEHKTNMDMLMETAANLRQGAIEKLLSVQEIKKAQVEEYFQKCRNNINVIASNTMIAEALDAFSSAFDPETGKIDEILYQWLEQEKYGKAMKQIKFEYGYNDLLLINNQGRVIYTLNKESEFGDNVLTGHLKDSVLSNAFNQGLKGVYIEDFTAWEPSGKYIAFISAPVFQFNRQAGVIVFKLTKETLNTIVNRRGGMGETGETFIAGIWNNKTAYRSDKIVTQGKFGEEISNDEVDMALSGESASSVRMSSLGKMEIIRYDPLMIPGLKWAIISTMNLEEVIAPKLIGEEEDYFAKYIKKYGYHDLLLIHPKGNVFYSVAHEPDYSTNMLTGEYSKTGLGSLIKNTVEKKEFKFADIEPYKPSDNKPMAFMAQAVVYEDQVELIVALKIPIHRINQVMEERSGLGSTGETYLTGKDNILRSDSHSKEYTVTASFANPDKINIKTPSSKAALSGETGRKIILNYEGREVLSAYTPLTIWDISWALIAEIQKDEALESVNTLQIMTVIIAFFVFIIIVAFVFWLTGFIVNPIRRVIKGLTQSSNQLAVAADEISTTSQLQSENASHQVSFIEGSADALDKISHNSKDAASLTLGAHELMNENISKSGMSLKRLVELTMEMTRIEADSGQMSQIIKTIDEIAFQTNLLALNAAIEAARAGEAGSGFAVVAEEVRNLAMRSTGAAKNTQELLDNTVKRVSRAAHSIRELNKDFEIIIESATIMGEKTDTITHASKRISNTIDKVRMAAHDVEILSQQVAAGAEETAASSGHLSALANEMKGFVNELAALAGEEIK; encoded by the coding sequence ATGCAGACATTTAATAAAATAAAACTAAAAACAAGGCTTTTGATTTCCATGCTGGCTGTGGGCATCATACCTTTTTTAATTATAAGCACTATATCCCTGGTAAATTCCAAAAAAGCTTTATCAGAACAGGCTTTTGCAAAGCTCGAAGGACTTCGTGATGTTAAAAAAGCACAAATCAAGAATTTTTTCATGGAACATAAAACCAATATGGATATGCTCATGGAAACTGCTGCAAATCTAAGGCAGGGTGCAATTGAAAAACTCCTGTCTGTCCAGGAAATAAAAAAAGCTCAGGTTGAAGAATATTTTCAAAAATGCAGGAATAACATAAATGTTATAGCCAGCAACACCATGATTGCTGAAGCTCTGGATGCTTTTAGTTCTGCATTTGACCCTGAAACCGGGAAAATAGATGAAATCCTTTATCAATGGCTTGAACAGGAAAAATACGGCAAAGCCATGAAACAGATAAAATTTGAATATGGATATAATGATCTGCTGCTTATAAATAATCAAGGCAGGGTGATTTATACTCTTAATAAAGAATCAGAGTTTGGTGATAATGTTTTGACCGGGCACTTAAAAGACAGTGTTTTAAGCAATGCTTTTAATCAAGGATTAAAAGGAGTTTATATTGAGGATTTTACAGCCTGGGAACCTTCAGGCAAATATATTGCATTTATATCTGCCCCGGTTTTTCAGTTTAACAGACAGGCAGGTGTAATTGTTTTTAAACTGACAAAAGAAACTTTAAATACAATAGTCAACCGCCGGGGCGGTATGGGAGAAACCGGGGAAACCTTTATTGCAGGCATATGGAATAATAAAACAGCTTACAGAAGTGACAAGATTGTTACTCAGGGTAAATTTGGCGAAGAAATATCAAATGATGAGGTGGATATGGCTTTGTCAGGTGAATCTGCATCTTCTGTAAGGATGAGCAGTCTGGGAAAGATGGAGATTATAAGATATGATCCTCTTATGATTCCAGGCTTGAAATGGGCAATTATCAGCACCATGAATCTTGAAGAGGTTATTGCACCAAAACTTATAGGTGAAGAAGAAGATTATTTTGCTAAATATATTAAAAAATACGGGTATCATGATCTTTTATTAATTCATCCCAAAGGCAATGTATTTTACTCAGTTGCCCATGAACCTGATTACAGCACAAATATGCTGACAGGCGAATATTCAAAAACCGGGCTTGGCAGTTTGATAAAAAATACAGTTGAAAAAAAGGAATTCAAGTTTGCAGATATCGAGCCTTATAAGCCCTCAGACAATAAACCAATGGCTTTTATGGCCCAGGCAGTTGTTTATGAAGATCAGGTTGAATTGATTGTGGCTTTAAAGATTCCTATTCACCGGATCAACCAGGTTATGGAAGAACGCTCAGGACTTGGCAGTACCGGAGAAACCTATCTGACAGGAAAAGATAATATCTTAAGATCAGATTCACATTCAAAAGAATATACAGTAACCGCTTCATTTGCAAACCCTGACAAGATAAATATAAAAACACCATCAAGTAAAGCAGCTCTTTCAGGTGAAACCGGGCGGAAAATTATTTTAAATTATGAAGGCAGGGAGGTTCTTTCTGCTTATACCCCCCTGACAATATGGGATATTTCCTGGGCATTGATTGCTGAGATTCAAAAAGATGAAGCTTTAGAATCAGTAAACACCCTTCAAATCATGACCGTAATAATAGCCTTTTTTGTATTTATAATTATTGTTGCATTTGTATTTTGGCTCACTGGCTTTATTGTAAACCCCATCAGGCGTGTTATAAAAGGCCTGACCCAGAGTTCAAATCAGCTTGCTGTTGCTGCAGATGAAATCTCAACAACAAGCCAGCTGCAGTCTGAAAATGCATCTCACCAGGTTTCTTTTATTGAAGGTTCTGCAGATGCTCTTGACAAAATAAGCCATAACAGCAAAGATGCTGCCAGTCTTACCCTGGGTGCCCATGAACTTATGAATGAAAATATTTCCAAATCAGGTATGTCTTTAAAACGACTTGTAGAGCTTACAATGGAAATGACCAGGATAGAAGCTGACAGCGGACAGATGAGCCAGATTATAAAAACCATTGATGAGATTGCTTTTCAAACCAATCTTCTGGCTTTAAATGCAGCCATAGAAGCAGCAAGGGCCGGAGAGGCAGGCTCTGGTTTTGCAGTGGTAGCTGAAGAGGTAAGAAATCTTGCCATGCGATCAACAGGAGCAGCAAAAAATACCCAGGAACTGCTTGATAATACCGTAAAAAGAGTGAGCAGGGCGGCACATTCCATACGGGAGCTTAATAAAGATTTTGAAATTATTATTGAATCTGCAACAATAATGGGTGAAAAAACAGATACAATTACCCATGCCAGCAAAAGGATAAGCAATACCATAGACAAGGTAAGAATGGCTGCTCATGATGTGGAAATACTCAGCCAGCAGGTAGCAGCCGGAGCTGAAGAAACAGCAGCATCTTCAGGACATCTTTCAGCCCTGGCTAATGAAATGAAGGGATTTGTGAATGAGCTTGCAGCTCTTGCAGGGGAAGAAATAAAATAA
- a CDS encoding transcriptional regulator, whose translation MNFITKRKKGINRGFLWLVCTLFFFTLILAECLNIKTIHAEEPPSWYRLRTNSIPHQPQDVIIDSEGGLWVTAQDETEYENSLWYHAPGADDGVFQYITDNRRSNYLSPEYSTLVEKPELDAPLLYAIKDRQGNTWYSLKNRKVLCEKPDSTWITFDMQNTQYTDISTVNVDSAHKIRLIDEQPEGQTKLFISARGIIHINANMEKVDSRIVSSEYSNDFINDALIDSQGRYWVVSSRGVEKGTSLIHTEWINLPDNLSAPSLEFPITRIEEDSLGNIWFSSNAYGSDGIYCYTLSSEWIKYDLTKLLSVFNNQVYNMASGNAGSMWFGVLGGGLLNYVPSEAGGQWIQYKGSELGLNSEQIISLASTDEGLWFVSGYTPGVSGNGTGVHCLTFNNGQPQLKSYTYREQSTALTSNRINIAAADKSGGVWFPAYDAPSIARLKADGTWQQFRGMAGTQTLGEFGIVAAGTDNTNKVYFIPQGCQPVAYDLADEQWVDLPDLPEDIIHYYGLHIDPDNGKWFCGSFGAYYMEPDNTKVTRYSSPEIPEFADNYVEAVLVDDSKNVWFMTRTGLTLMKKGTNGNEPEWVLFTRDDGFSGYQGEYRVDLDDKGQVWNAEKQKLDSQTNSWVSVTDTSDYDNRHLRFLNGKIPADMDMSGALFDPGTLNYDGMTLDTKGNIYFTGGMSQC comes from the coding sequence ATGAATTTTATAACAAAAAGAAAAAAAGGAATTAACAGGGGTTTTCTATGGCTGGTATGTACATTATTTTTTTTCACACTCATACTGGCAGAATGCCTTAACATCAAAACTATTCATGCTGAAGAACCTCCATCCTGGTACCGATTGCGAACCAACAGCATACCTCATCAGCCGCAGGATGTAATCATAGATTCAGAGGGCGGCTTGTGGGTTACGGCCCAAGATGAAACAGAATATGAAAATAGTTTATGGTATCATGCACCAGGAGCTGATGACGGGGTATTTCAGTATATCACTGACAATCGCAGGAGTAATTATCTGAGTCCAGAATACAGTACCCTGGTGGAAAAACCGGAACTTGATGCTCCCCTGCTTTATGCAATTAAAGACCGCCAGGGAAATACATGGTATTCCCTGAAAAACCGAAAGGTTCTCTGTGAAAAGCCTGACAGCACATGGATTACATTTGACATGCAGAACACTCAATATACAGATATCAGCACCGTTAATGTGGACAGTGCCCATAAAATCAGGCTGATTGATGAGCAGCCGGAAGGACAGACAAAGCTGTTTATCTCAGCCAGGGGTATTATCCATATAAATGCTAATATGGAAAAGGTAGATTCACGGATTGTAAGCAGCGAATATAGTAACGATTTTATCAATGATGCACTTATTGACAGCCAGGGACGATACTGGGTGGTCAGCAGCAGAGGAGTGGAAAAAGGAACCAGTCTTATCCATACCGAGTGGATTAATTTGCCTGACAACCTGTCTGCCCCATCCCTGGAATTCCCGATTACCCGTATAGAAGAAGATTCTCTTGGGAATATATGGTTTTCCTCCAATGCCTATGGAAGCGATGGTATATATTGTTATACCCTTAGCAGCGAATGGATTAAATACGATCTTACCAAACTGCTGTCAGTATTTAATAATCAGGTTTATAATATGGCTTCTGGCAATGCTGGTTCTATGTGGTTTGGTGTTCTTGGAGGCGGGCTTTTGAACTATGTGCCGTCTGAAGCAGGGGGACAGTGGATTCAATATAAAGGCTCTGAACTGGGGCTGAACTCCGAGCAGATAATCAGCCTGGCTTCCACAGATGAAGGTCTCTGGTTTGTATCAGGCTACACACCAGGGGTTTCTGGCAATGGAACAGGGGTTCACTGCCTTACCTTTAATAACGGCCAGCCCCAGTTAAAATCATATACTTACCGGGAGCAAAGTACTGCCCTGACCAGTAATCGTATCAATATTGCTGCGGCTGACAAAAGCGGCGGAGTATGGTTTCCTGCCTATGATGCCCCCAGTATTGCCCGGTTAAAGGCTGATGGAACCTGGCAGCAGTTCAGGGGAATGGCAGGTACTCAGACACTTGGAGAATTCGGGATAGTTGCAGCAGGGACAGATAATACCAACAAGGTTTATTTTATTCCCCAGGGATGCCAGCCTGTGGCCTATGATCTTGCTGATGAACAATGGGTGGATCTGCCGGATTTGCCCGAGGATATTATCCACTACTACGGCCTTCATATTGATCCGGATAATGGCAAGTGGTTTTGCGGTTCTTTTGGAGCCTATTACATGGAACCAGACAATACCAAAGTAACACGATACAGCTCCCCTGAGATTCCGGAATTTGCAGATAATTACGTGGAAGCAGTCCTTGTGGATGATTCAAAAAACGTATGGTTTATGACCAGGACTGGTCTTACACTGATGAAAAAAGGTACTAATGGCAATGAACCTGAATGGGTGCTGTTTACCAGGGATGACGGTTTTTCAGGTTATCAAGGCGAATATCGTGTTGATTTGGATGACAAAGGCCAGGTCTGGAATGCTGAAAAACAGAAACTGGATTCCCAGACTAATTCATGGGTTAGCGTAACAGATACCAGTGACTATGATAACCGGCATCTGCGCTTTTTAAATGGAAAAATACCTGCTGATATGGATATGTCAGGCGCACTTTTTGATCCAGGCACATTAAATTATGATGGCATGACCCTGGATACAAAAGGGAATATCTATTTTACAGGGGGAATGTCCCAGTGCTGA
- a CDS encoding transposase family protein, with protein sequence MSIPRDSLPNCKCPYKTIEEECSEREEATTEQLRIIKAHLPILLKRLSKIKDPRNPKKCKHKMTVIMIYGILTFVFQMSSRREANREMTRPMFIQNLLLYFPELKDLPHNDTLMRLLSKIEVDDIEAAHVELIRHFIRKKKFRRYLIENCYPIAIDGTQKFVRDAIWSEECLERKVKNGEDGKKKQYYVYVLEANLAFYNGMTIPLMSEILNYTQGDTDNSKQDCETKAFHRLADRLKKEFPRLKIMVLLDGLYPNGPVMEHCLKNKWQFMIVLKDGSLSNVWKEFEALKEFEEFNSLKMKWGNRRQFFQWVNEIEYTYGENDKKSVVLHVVVCEEVWKEVGSTGEIKVKTSKHAWISSEPLNQRNVNERCNLGARNRWGIETGILIEKHHGFCYEHCYSYNWNAMKGYHYLMRIGHLFIIIALYSECLMKKVKQLGLKGFIRFIKETLASPWLKHEMVIKRLNRNFQMRLA encoded by the coding sequence GTGTCTATACCTAGAGATTCACTTCCGAACTGCAAGTGTCCTTATAAAACAATTGAGGAAGAATGTTCTGAACGTGAGGAAGCAACCACTGAACAGTTAAGAATCATAAAAGCACATCTCCCGATATTATTGAAACGGTTGTCTAAAATTAAAGACCCCCGAAATCCTAAAAAATGTAAGCATAAAATGACTGTCATCATGATTTATGGTATACTCACATTTGTATTCCAGATGAGTTCCAGGAGAGAAGCCAACCGGGAAATGACTCGGCCTATGTTTATACAAAATTTGCTTTTGTACTTTCCTGAACTTAAAGACCTCCCGCATAACGATACTTTAATGCGCCTGTTATCCAAAATTGAAGTTGATGATATAGAAGCCGCACATGTTGAATTGATCCGCCATTTTATCAGGAAAAAAAAGTTTCGACGCTATCTGATTGAAAATTGTTATCCAATTGCTATTGATGGAACACAGAAATTTGTTCGTGATGCTATCTGGAGTGAAGAATGCCTGGAACGGAAGGTTAAAAATGGTGAGGATGGTAAGAAAAAACAGTATTATGTGTATGTTTTAGAAGCCAATTTAGCTTTTTATAATGGTATGACAATACCTTTAATGAGTGAAATTCTGAATTATACACAAGGTGATACTGATAACAGCAAACAGGATTGTGAAACAAAGGCTTTCCACAGATTAGCCGACCGCTTAAAAAAGGAGTTTCCACGCCTGAAAATAATGGTTTTACTTGATGGACTTTATCCAAATGGGCCTGTTATGGAACATTGCCTTAAAAATAAATGGCAGTTTATGATTGTTCTCAAAGACGGCTCTTTATCAAATGTGTGGAAGGAATTTGAGGCACTAAAAGAATTTGAAGAATTCAACAGTTTGAAAATGAAATGGGGAAACAGGAGACAGTTCTTCCAGTGGGTCAATGAAATTGAATATACTTACGGAGAAAATGATAAAAAGAGTGTTGTTCTCCATGTTGTCGTCTGTGAAGAAGTATGGAAAGAAGTAGGCTCCACCGGCGAAATCAAGGTTAAAACATCTAAACACGCCTGGATTTCCAGTGAACCGTTGAACCAGAGAAATGTTAATGAGCGCTGCAATTTGGGCGCGCGGAACCGCTGGGGCATTGAAACCGGCATATTGATAGAAAAACATCATGGGTTCTGTTATGAACATTGTTATTCCTATAATTGGAATGCTATGAAAGGCTATCATTATCTTATGCGTATTGGGCATTTGTTCATTATTATAGCACTCTATTCCGAATGCTTGATGAAAAAAGTAAAACAGCTTGGCCTAAAGGGTTTTATCCGATTTATTAAGGAAACTTTGGCCAGTCCCTGGTTAAAGCATGAAATGGTAATAAAGCGGCTTAATAGAAATTTTCAGATGCGTCTGGCATAA
- a CDS encoding Uma2 family endonuclease, which produces MAEMLLKTEYYDIPEPDISHIITEDDTPVDNIFSEKQQRLLTESLSISWKPGRPFIFLANVGIFYGINLPAIVPDVMVSLDVKYAEDVWKKKNRSYFVWEFGKPPEIVIEVVSNKEGGETDTKMRKYAQAGVWYYIIFDPQKLIQKDIVRAYELSTGAYIPKLDLFLPKVNIGVKLWEGSFDGIQAQWLRWCDKDGSLMATGKESVEQERKRAEQAEKNAETTRQEVQKERDRAKKLAEKLRALGIDPGE; this is translated from the coding sequence ATGGCTGAAATGCTATTAAAAACAGAATACTATGATATTCCAGAACCAGATATCAGTCATATCATTACGGAGGATGATACACCAGTGGATAATATATTTTCCGAAAAACAGCAGCGGCTGCTTACAGAATCACTCAGTATATCCTGGAAACCTGGGAGACCCTTTATTTTTCTTGCTAATGTTGGAATTTTTTACGGAATAAATCTGCCTGCCATTGTTCCTGATGTTATGGTCAGTCTGGATGTTAAGTATGCAGAGGATGTGTGGAAGAAAAAAAACCGTTCATACTTTGTATGGGAATTTGGAAAACCTCCTGAGATCGTGATTGAAGTTGTTTCAAATAAGGAAGGCGGAGAAACAGATACTAAAATGCGTAAATATGCCCAGGCTGGAGTATGGTATTATATTATTTTTGATCCTCAAAAACTGATTCAAAAGGATATTGTACGGGCTTATGAATTATCTACAGGAGCTTATATTCCCAAACTTGACCTTTTCCTGCCAAAGGTAAATATAGGTGTTAAATTATGGGAAGGAAGTTTTGACGGAATACAGGCTCAATGGCTGCGCTGGTGTGATAAAGACGGCAGCCTTATGGCAACAGGAAAAGAATCTGTTGAGCAGGAGCGCAAGAGGGCTGAACAGGCTGAAAAAAACGCTGAGACAACCAGACAGGAAGTTCAAAAAGAGCGTGATCGTGCAAAAAAACTGGCAGAAAAGCTCAGGGCACTGGGTATTGATCCTGGTGAATAG
- a CDS encoding SDR family oxidoreductase → MKINFKKALITGGAGFIGSHLAETLVNAGCEVSILDNLSTGSLSNIDHIKDKITFFQGDIQEPGLLTRYVKGCDIIFHQAALVSVPQSVEEPVISSMINNIGTLMVLEAARQNGVKRVVLASSSAVYGDNPESPKQEDMKPRLLSPYAVQKLTGELNASLYYELYGLETVCLRYFNVYGPRQDPSSPYSGVISIFMTKAFDKKQPLIYGNGEQTRDFVFVKDVVKANLLAATVSSAAGRIFNIGTGSCVTINRLWEVIARMAGLDLKPGYGPPRPGDIIESLSDISRAKSELGFEPGYSFEQGLELTMEWYKNSKKS, encoded by the coding sequence ATGAAAATTAATTTTAAAAAAGCATTGATAACAGGAGGGGCAGGATTTATCGGGTCTCATCTTGCAGAAACACTGGTCAATGCAGGATGTGAAGTCTCAATACTGGATAATCTTTCCACGGGCAGCCTTTCCAATATTGACCATATTAAGGACAAGATTACATTTTTCCAGGGAGACATCCAGGAACCAGGATTATTAACCAGGTATGTTAAAGGCTGTGATATAATATTTCATCAGGCAGCCCTGGTATCAGTTCCCCAAAGTGTTGAAGAACCTGTAATATCTTCCATGATTAATAATATTGGAACCCTAATGGTACTTGAGGCAGCAAGGCAGAATGGGGTAAAACGAGTTGTTCTTGCAAGTTCTTCTGCTGTTTATGGCGATAATCCCGAGTCTCCCAAACAGGAAGATATGAAGCCCAGGCTTTTAAGCCCTTATGCTGTTCAGAAATTAACAGGGGAACTGAATGCATCCCTGTATTATGAACTGTACGGACTTGAAACCGTGTGCCTGCGTTATTTTAATGTTTACGGCCCCCGCCAGGATCCTTCATCCCCATATTCAGGCGTTATATCAATATTCATGACTAAAGCCTTTGACAAAAAGCAGCCTTTAATTTACGGAAACGGGGAGCAGACAAGGGATTTTGTTTTTGTCAAGGATGTTGTCAAAGCCAACCTGCTTGCAGCCACTGTTTCCAGTGCAGCCGGCAGGATATTTAATATTGGGACTGGTTCCTGTGTAACCATTAACAGGCTTTGGGAAGTTATAGCGCGTATGGCCGGTCTTGATTTGAAACCTGGGTACGGTCCTCCAAGACCAGGTGATATTATTGAGTCTTTGTCCGATATTTCCAGGGCAAAGTCAGAACTGGGATTTGAGCCTGGATATTCTTTTGAACAGGGTCTTGAACTTACAATGGAATGGTATAAAAACAGTAAAAAATCATAA
- a CDS encoding AEC family transporter — protein sequence MDILTTIIPIFSVIALGWLARIRGFIPSEFLDPANKLVFHLAIPAMIFSSISKGSLKSNFDPNVLAVTLVSLGLFFFLTRAAGLIIHVQKKQFGTFMQSSFHGNLGYIGLAVAFYFLGDQGLASASIIAGFIMILQNFMSVIALQDYSTQVSWKKNAGNIIIKIIKNPVIVSAIAGILFSGSGIQLPLVISRSLDILSGMALPLALLLIGSSLSFEMMRPRIFFVFSASIMKLILLPGLGLLLYRFRGIGPENYLPGLILLASPTATIAYVMAKEMGGDPDFAVAAISFSTLLSSITFSIWLNLTL from the coding sequence ATGGACATCCTGACTACAATTATCCCCATATTTTCTGTTATTGCCCTGGGCTGGCTTGCACGGATAAGAGGCTTTATCCCTTCAGAATTTTTAGACCCTGCCAACAAACTGGTTTTTCACCTGGCTATACCTGCCATGATATTCAGTTCTATTTCCAAAGGTTCTTTAAAATCAAATTTTGATCCCAATGTACTGGCAGTAACCCTGGTATCACTGGGACTGTTTTTTTTCTTAACACGGGCAGCAGGATTGATAATCCATGTTCAAAAAAAACAGTTTGGTACATTTATGCAAAGCTCTTTTCACGGCAATCTTGGATATATTGGTCTTGCAGTAGCTTTTTATTTTCTTGGAGACCAGGGGCTTGCCAGTGCCAGCATTATTGCAGGGTTTATCATGATTTTACAGAACTTTATGTCTGTTATTGCTCTCCAGGACTATTCAACCCAGGTTTCATGGAAAAAAAATGCAGGTAATATAATTATTAAAATTATAAAAAATCCGGTTATTGTATCTGCCATAGCAGGTATTTTGTTTTCAGGATCAGGAATCCAGCTTCCCCTGGTGATAAGCCGGAGCCTGGATATTCTCAGCGGGATGGCACTGCCCCTTGCCCTGCTGCTTATAGGTTCATCCCTTTCATTTGAGATGATGAGACCAAGGATTTTTTTTGTTTTTTCTGCCAGTATAATGAAGCTTATCCTTTTGCCCGGGCTGGGACTGCTTTTATACAGATTCAGGGGCATAGGGCCTGAAAACTATCTCCCGGGCCTTATTTTGCTGGCATCGCCCACTGCAACCATTGCCTATGTTATGGCAAAGGAAATGGGCGGCGATCCTGATTTTGCAGTGGCAGCAATCTCATTTAGCACATTATTGTCTTCAATAACCTTTTCAATATGGCTTAATTTAACATTATAA